The Populus alba chromosome 13, ASM523922v2, whole genome shotgun sequence genome contains the following window.
GTCAAGTAAAAGGAGCAGGAAGTTTATAATTTAAGCACTTAATGCAGGCCAACAAAGATGCTAAGGAGGgaaggaaaattgaaaaaacgtAGGAGGATACGAGTCGTTCCTCTCAAAATCCAAAATCTCCTTAATAAAAGCCGAAAGAAACAGTGTCCAACGAGGAACTTGCAAGGTCTGGTGCCATGAATTCTGTGACCAATCCATTCATCAATCTCCCGTGAGCATATCCCCACTTCATGAAAACAAATGAGACGACCGTTTAGAatcaattctttattttaaagttgaaagttgaaaattcaatttaatcatggtatttaattgagtttaatttaTCACTttcaactaataaataaatttaaatttaatttaatcttgtctcttaaaaaatctcaaaaaaaaaaaaaacagatggaTAGATGTGATTTATCTTCTTTGTGTACTAAATAAGAAGAATTAGCCtctattgtattatttttagtgatgaaattctatttaaaatttaattcttgacATGAATGAATTGCATTCACTTGTGGTTttaaaattgctaaaaaaataattttgagggTGTAAATCAGGTCCTGAGTTTATTCTCTAAAAATTAATAGTTCGActgttataaattttaaaactactaaaaatttatatggtcattaacttcaagatctctagaaattaattaaaatgcttGCAAGTTAGTTTGGATATTtacggttaaaaaaaaaatagctaaaaaagttGACTGATTTTGTTACTCCTAACCTGTTATACACAATCTTCACTTGACTCTCCATGAATATGTTGTGGCATCACAGCCGATGAACTTTACCCTCCACCGGCAAAACATTTCCAGGAACATTCATTCATTCTCTTGAATCATAGACCAACAAAATTGGACTTCCCTTGCTCAGCTTAATAATGGTCAGAACGAGCAAGCAGCATCACTTTGATTCTTTGACAAATGCTCCACAattggggaaaaaaatgaagtccTTTTTCTCAAATTGACCTGACCTATTCCATGTTGATGATCTtatattaaattacattaatcacgaaaaaaataaataaaaatacacatcTTATAAATGTTGacaaagtcaaaaaaaaaagaaaaagaaattaatagtaGCATCCTAAAGCTTTGGACAAGCAAGATCACCCTTCTAAACCGGTGGTCTGCTAGATTCACCTACGTCAGATCCACCGAGTCTAGACGAACCCCCTTGGTTGTCACTAGCCACCACTTTTGGTGACCTTACCGACGATGAAGCTCTCGATAGAAACGACGACGCTCTTGCTAAGAATGACGGGTTCCTACCAAAAACCCACCGGTCTGACCTCTGTTCTAGGTCCAATTTCTCAAGTCTTTTATAATTTAACACCTTTCTTGAACTCCCTTCACCAACCCCGGTCCTATAACCCTTCCTTGAACTTCCTTGTCTAGGCAGCACCACCATACTCGTAGATCGGTTCAACTTCCGGTTCATCACCTGTTTCCTAACCTCAACCGGCAATCTCAAAGTAAAACGATCGGTGTTCTCTCCCGGTTGAACCAAAGAATGCCCGGTCGAATGCGACCGAGGAAACCTCGGTGGCCTACCCGATCTTGACCCACGTGTCCGGTTCCTATTCAAAGTTTTATTCACATTCACGCTCATAACGTCAGGCTCAGGTCCAACCACTTGCACTTCCACGTTAGCATTCCCGTTTTCTGGCTCGATCCCAAGGGCACCGTTTTGGCCCTCGAGGTCCAACTCGGGGCTGTGCAATTCACTGAGTTGGGATACCGGGTCGGCGGGTTTGGTCAAATCAGCTCTACAAACAGGACAGGTAGTGTGAGACTCCAGCCAAGCATCAATGCAATCAGGATGGAAGACGTGGTCACAATTCGGAATCAAACGCAGCGTTTCATCGTCTTCGAATTCGTTTAAACAAACGGCGCATTCTAACGCGCCTTTACCAATCTTCAAGCCTTTAACAACCGAGTAGATTAAAGTCGGAAACGTCTCGATAACGCCAGGATCAAGCCCACGCGATGCGGCGGCCCGTCGAGAGAGTCCGACTACACCCAATGCCCTGATACTCCCGTTTGCGCTGGCTTCGTTGCAGTGGCGGATGTAGATTGAGAAGAACCCCATGGAGAAGAGAGCAGCCACCAAAACGACAATGATAATCGCCATCGACGGTGTTACCTGCGCGTAGTTGTTGTACGCTCCTCTGTCGTTCGGGCTGTTGTTTTGCGAAACGACACCGCAAGGAGTTGCAAGGAAGAAGAGAATCAAGAGAGGAAGGATCCTGTGTATGAACGTGTAAGAATCCATGATGGCAGAAATCGaacaaccttttaaaaaaaaagacaaaattgtGATTTTCGGACAGGAGCTATGCAGTTCAGTTGAGTTCAGTTTAGGTGGTGTTTTTTTTCAGGGGTGGTTGTGGTTGCTAAAGTGCGCCGGGGAGGGCACGAGGTGGGGTGTAGAAATGAAGATGGCGGCCTGGGGGCCTTATAAAAGAGGGAAGGGGTGGAAAAGTGATCAGGTGTCGAACAGAAGAGCAAAGACTGTAGAGAAAGTGGGGTCcattgatttgtttgatctgtGGTGGCGGTGATGTAAGTGCTTGGGTCAGAGTGAGCCCACGTGCACTAATTGATTTGCTCAGAAGGTTCCCAGAAATTATTGGAGGTAGGATTGAGATgattatgttaaattatttgttaaagttttttttttatttaaaaatatattaaaatatttatagttaATTTATGTATATACTCATGAATCAtgtaactttttcttttttttcttgataattcTCGTGAGCCACGACCACGAGGAGTAACCAAACATGCCgcaataaaatttttgttaacATGATAGAAGCCCctccgatttttttttttctaattatttttatttaaaaaaaaaactctttttttatatagttttttcgctctatttttttttaatatttagatcatactcgttttttttgtttaaaaaaactattttaaatgacattttgttttttgttatacatataatttttaaatattttttcttattaatctatacctatttttttattttttatacaaataaactttattttttaaaataaaaaattatttttagataataattcTAATATGTGCAACTTTGCATagtgttttttctccttttattttatttaatcaatttaatttatttttttatttctattatcatatgcttgaataaaacaaattattttaataaataaatttagcaataCAATTGGGTAAATGTCCTGGTttacaagattaaatattttaatctatatttatcttgtatttttttctatttttttatttttaattattgtttataagtattttttatttattaatatgatttatttgattacataaacttttttattttcacttaaaatttctttaactacaaaaacatgttgaagAAGCATGTGcatacaaattttttatttttttaaaaaaatatttgacctaCGGTAAGTATGGGTCAGATATTTagtgtatatgtgtgtgtatgtcATGTTATTCTCGTTAATTTTCATTGGAATATAAaacttgatagaaaaaaatatgtgacTTTAACGACTTTATTacattgactaaaattgacataagatattatttttttatattattttttgtataattattttttttaattgttaagattttatatgttttgaggAGTTCTAGAAAAATCTAGTATGCAGTTTAGTAAAACGAGCACAACCATTAGATTATATTGaaattttgatagaaaattttaaagatactgTTTTCTAGAAGATGTAAATTTCATATTCATCAAGGGTAAGTAGTAAAGCCTTAAAAATAAGACACATAGGTtactattcaatattttttttttactattcaatttttttttttattttccttgctatatttggatttattttcaatttggactaggaatttaatttaattataacttt
Protein-coding sequences here:
- the LOC118060826 gene encoding E3 ubiquitin-protein ligase ATL6; its protein translation is MDSYTFIHRILPLLILFFLATPCGVVSQNNSPNDRGAYNNYAQVTPSMAIIIVVLVAALFSMGFFSIYIRHCNEASANGSIRALGVVGLSRRAAASRGLDPGVIETFPTLIYSVVKGLKIGKGALECAVCLNEFEDDETLRLIPNCDHVFHPDCIDAWLESHTTCPVCRADLTKPADPVSQLSELHSPELDLEGQNGALGIEPENGNANVEVQVVGPEPDVMSVNVNKTLNRNRTRGSRSGRPPRFPRSHSTGHSLVQPGENTDRFTLRLPVEVRKQVMNRKLNRSTSMVVLPRQGSSRKGYRTGVGEGSSRKVLNYKRLEKLDLEQRSDRWVFGRNPSFLARASSFLSRASSSVRSPKVVASDNQGGSSRLGGSDVGESSRPPV